A window of the Apostichopus japonicus isolate 1M-3 chromosome 8, ASM3797524v1, whole genome shotgun sequence genome harbors these coding sequences:
- the LOC139970785 gene encoding cholesterol 24-hydroxylase-like produces MLLLYVLPCVLLLAILVVLGYAAYIHYQHVKYSHIPGPKLKSFFVGGSDILDEIAKGELTLPEVVYSMHTEYGPVIILFFFHFHIVSIVDPKAAKELLMDNDFVKPFISYRGFQKVFGQRFMGYGLLSELDNAIWERHRKIFNPAFHRKYLMELMHVFNDSSDRLIQYLSLKADGKSEVNLMNAFGRLTLDVIAKAGFAMEDDMVLNDTPFTDALEMAFEAMSKQAQDIFLSMNPRYSAFKYRSKARKAIQLLRKTGGDIIRQRIEDQKQGKDLPKDILSFIIKEAIVEENFSIEEMVDEFVTFFGAGQETTANLLSFTLLCLGRYPEVLKKLLQEVDTIVGQKDTIEYDDIGKMEYLMLVLKESLRLYPPVFGTGRYIHRKIRIAGYDMPVGANVFFCNYAMNRSEDYFKNPLTFDPERFRREEDKPLYVYMPFSMGPRSCIGQQFALIEARVVIAKLLQKLSFSLVPGQKLGVKERLTLKPAGDCLNYVTHRLV; encoded by the exons ATGTTGCTGCTGTACGTGTTACCTTGTGTTCTTCTGCTAGCAATACTTGTCGTGCTGGGATATGCTGCATATATCCATTATCAGCATGTGAAGTACAGCCATATTCCTGGTCCAAAACTGAAGAG CTTTTTTGTTGGAGGGTCAGATATTTTAGATGAAATCGCCAAAGGAGAGCTAACGTTACCTGAAGTAGTCTACAGCAT GCACACCGAATATGGACCAGTGATCAtattgttcttctttcattttcacattgTCAGCATCGTTGACCCAAAGGCTGCCAAG GAGCTCCTCATGGACAATGACTTTGTGAAGCCATTCATTTCCTATAGGGGTTTCCAAAAGGTGTTTGGACAGAGATTTATGGGTTACGGACTGCTTAGTGAACTAGACAATGCCATATGGGAACGTCATCGAAAAATTTTCAATCCAGCTTTTCACAGGAA GTACCTTATGGAGCTGATGCATGTTTTCAATGACAGTTCGGACAGACTCATCCAGTACCTCTCCTTAAAAGCTGATGGTAAAAGTGAAGTCAACCTCATGAATGCCTTCGGGAGACTTACTTTAGACGTGATCGCAAAG GCAGGATTTGCAATGGAAGATGATATGGTGCTTAATGATACGCCATTTACGGATGCATTAGAGATGGCATTTGAAGCTATGTCCAAGCAAGCACAGGACATATTCTTGTCT ATGAATCCTCGTTATAGTGCCTTTAAGTACAGGAGTAAGGCCAGGAAAGCCATCCAGTTACTAAGGAAGACAGGAGGAGACATCATCAGACAAAGAATAGAAGACCAGAAACAGGGCAAGGATTTGCCCAAAGATATCCTAAGCTTCATCATAAAAGAAGCCATCGTTGAAGAGAACTTCTCCATTGAAGAAATGGTGGATGAATTTGTCACTTTCTTCGGGGcag GTCAGGAGACCACTGCCAACCTCCTGTCTTTCACTCTGCTTTGTCTTGGTCGATACCCAGAAGTCTTAAAGAA GCTTTTACAGGAAGTTGACACAATAGTTGGACAAAAGGACACTATTGAGTATGACGACATTGGCAAAATGGAATACCTGATGCTG GTTTTGAAGGAATCTCTGCGCCTGTATCCTCCTGTCTTCGGAACTGGTAGATATATTCACCGCAAGATAAGAATAGCTGGCTACGACATGCCAGTTGGTGCAAACGTTTTT TTTTGTAATTATGCAATGAACAGATCAGAGGATTATTTCAAAAAcccattgacctttgacccagaACGTTTCAGGAGAGAAGAAGACAA aCCTCTCTATGTGTACATGCCATTTTCCATGGGACCGCGATCTTGTATTGGACAGCAGTTTGCCTTG ATTGAAGCCAGGGTAGTGATTGCTAAATTACTTCAGAAATTGAGTTTTAGTCTGGTACCTGGACAGAAACTTGGAGTGAAAGAACGGCTGACTCTAAAACCAGCCGGTGATTGCCTTAATTACGTTACTCATAGGCTTGTGTGA